A genomic segment from uncultured Marinifilum sp. encodes:
- a CDS encoding tetratricopeptide repeat protein translates to MRKLSFILVMLMCVSSVFAQKSKVTGAQNYLTSGKIDKAKKAIDEGIKNEKCVAYAKAYLVKGKVYQGIFESPLPAYKNLSKTPLDIAYEAYLKALELDTKGKMKKPVKAQMTNMIPDFTNEAVNRYNSSDYAGALDAFEKVLEIEAMDMFKGELPVDTAIIFNAAMAAQKSENFEKAIKYYKQSIEYNYGGAKSYANLSNVLKNAGNEEESVKYLHKGFELFPNDSWMLVELINYYMLGGEPEKAAEYLDKAIALDPSNGSFYRAKGTLYEKTEEFDKAEEMYLKALELSPEDFTSQYNLGVLKLNMVSVKHKAANEIMDAKKYNAAIKVVFAEYEKVIPYFTRVLEINPDEKNSMMLLKELYFKLRNENEAYLEKYNEMKAKLDGME, encoded by the coding sequence ATGAGAAAATTATCATTCATTCTAGTTATGCTTATGTGTGTTTCTTCTGTATTCGCACAGAAAAGTAAAGTAACTGGGGCACAGAATTATTTAACCTCAGGTAAGATAGACAAGGCAAAAAAAGCTATTGATGAAGGAATCAAAAATGAGAAATGTGTTGCTTATGCAAAAGCATATCTTGTAAAAGGAAAAGTATATCAGGGGATTTTTGAAAGTCCACTTCCTGCATATAAAAACTTATCTAAAACTCCCTTAGATATTGCTTATGAAGCTTATTTAAAAGCTTTAGAATTAGACACTAAAGGTAAAATGAAGAAGCCTGTTAAGGCACAAATGACCAATATGATTCCAGATTTTACCAACGAAGCGGTGAATCGTTATAATTCTTCTGATTACGCTGGTGCATTAGATGCTTTTGAGAAAGTTCTTGAAATTGAGGCAATGGATATGTTTAAAGGAGAGCTTCCTGTAGACACTGCTATTATTTTTAATGCGGCAATGGCAGCTCAAAAATCAGAAAACTTCGAAAAAGCAATTAAGTACTACAAACAATCTATTGAGTACAATTATGGAGGAGCAAAATCTTACGCAAACCTGTCTAATGTTCTTAAAAATGCTGGTAACGAAGAAGAATCAGTAAAATATCTTCATAAAGGTTTTGAGTTATTTCCTAACGATTCATGGATGTTAGTTGAACTAATTAACTATTACATGTTAGGAGGAGAACCAGAGAAAGCTGCTGAATATCTTGACAAAGCAATAGCTTTGGATCCAAGTAACGGATCGTTTTACAGAGCAAAAGGTACATTGTACGAAAAAACAGAAGAGTTTGATAAAGCTGAAGAAATGTATTTAAAAGCTTTAGAATTATCTCCAGAAGATTTCACTTCTCAATATAATTTAGGTGTACTTAAATTGAATATGGTAAGTGTAAAACACAAAGCAGCTAATGAAATTATGGATGCTAAAAAATACAATGCAGCAATTAAAGTTGTTTTTGCTGAGTATGAAAAAGTAATTCCTTATTTCACTAGAGTTCTTGAGATTAATCCAGACGAGAAAAACTCAATGATGTTATTAAAAGAATTATATTTCAAACTACGAAACGAAAACGAAGCATATCTTGAAAAATACAACGAGATGAAAGCTAAGTTGGACGGAATGGAATAA
- the gyrA gene encoding DNA gyrase subunit A gives MSTGERIIRINIEEEMKSAYIDYSMSVIVSRALPDVRDGLKPVHRRVLFGMGELGITANKPYKKSARIVGEVLGKYHPHGDSSVYMTMVRMAQHWSLRYPLIDGQGNFGSVDGDSPAAMRYTEARMDKIAEETLSDLDKDTVDMVPNFDESLKEPTVLPTRIPNLLVNGASGIAVGMATNMPPHNLSDTIDAIITTIDNKEVEMDELIRIIKAPDFPTGGTIYGYQGVKEAFETGRGRVVVRAKTNIETTDSGREKIIVTEIPYMVNKAELIMKAADLINDKKIDGISNVNDESDRTGMRIVFDLKRDAIANVVLNKLFKYTQMQTSFSVNNIALVKGRPKMLNLRDLIDNFVEHRHDVVVRRTQYELRQAESKAHILKGLIIALDHIDEVIALIRGSKTPEEARNGLMTSFELDEIQAKAILDMRLQKLTGLERDKLHAEYEELMKLIDHLKEILANEQMRMDIIKEELIEVKAKYGDERRTDIVYASEEFNPEDFYADEEMVITISHMGYIKRTPLAEFKTQHRGGVGSKGSITREEDFLEHMIMATMHNTMLFFTEKGKCFWLKVYEIPEGTKQSKGRAIQNLLNIEPKDNVKAYINVLNLKEEEYINNNYIVLCTKKGVVKKTPLEAYSRPRVNGVNAITIREGDQLLEAKLTNGESQILIAVRSGKAIRFAESQVRSMGRTASGVRGITLKDESDEVVGMICVKDEEENILVVSENGYGKRSNIDDYRITNRGGKGVKTISLTEKTGNLIAIKNVTDNDDLMIINKSGITIRLAVSDLRVMGRATQGVRLINLSKKNDSIAAVAKVNSSNDDEQTSEDTVNESGEE, from the coding sequence ATGTCTACGGGAGAGAGAATTATACGTATCAATATAGAAGAGGAAATGAAATCGGCATATATCGATTATTCGATGTCGGTGATTGTTTCCAGAGCTTTGCCGGATGTTAGAGATGGCCTAAAACCTGTTCACCGAAGAGTATTATTCGGAATGGGCGAGTTAGGTATAACAGCCAATAAGCCTTATAAAAAATCAGCAAGAATTGTTGGTGAAGTATTAGGTAAATATCACCCACACGGAGATAGTTCTGTATATATGACTATGGTTCGTATGGCTCAGCACTGGTCGCTTCGATATCCGTTAATTGATGGACAAGGTAACTTTGGTTCTGTTGATGGTGATAGTCCGGCAGCGATGCGTTACACCGAGGCCAGGATGGATAAAATTGCAGAGGAAACTTTATCGGATCTTGATAAAGATACCGTTGATATGGTTCCGAACTTTGATGAGTCTTTAAAAGAACCTACAGTTTTACCAACCCGTATTCCAAACTTATTGGTTAACGGAGCATCAGGAATTGCGGTAGGTATGGCAACAAATATGCCTCCTCATAATTTGTCTGATACTATCGATGCTATTATTACTACTATTGATAATAAAGAGGTAGAAATGGACGAATTAATTCGTATCATTAAGGCACCTGATTTTCCAACAGGAGGAACTATCTATGGTTATCAAGGCGTAAAAGAGGCATTTGAAACGGGTAGAGGTAGAGTAGTTGTAAGAGCGAAAACAAATATAGAAACTACAGACAGTGGTCGTGAGAAAATCATTGTAACTGAAATACCTTATATGGTTAATAAGGCAGAGCTTATTATGAAGGCTGCCGATTTAATTAATGATAAAAAGATAGACGGTATCTCTAACGTGAACGATGAATCGGATCGTACAGGAATGAGAATCGTATTTGACTTAAAAAGAGATGCAATTGCAAATGTTGTTTTGAATAAGTTATTCAAATACACTCAAATGCAAACATCTTTTAGCGTAAACAATATTGCGCTAGTTAAAGGGCGACCTAAGATGTTAAATCTTAGAGATTTAATAGACAATTTCGTTGAGCACCGCCACGATGTAGTGGTTAGAAGAACTCAGTATGAATTGCGTCAGGCGGAGAGTAAGGCTCATATCCTTAAGGGCCTAATTATCGCATTAGATCATATTGATGAAGTGATTGCTTTAATTAGAGGGTCTAAAACTCCGGAAGAAGCTAGAAATGGGTTAATGACCAGTTTTGAATTGGATGAAATTCAGGCCAAAGCAATTCTTGATATGCGTTTGCAAAAACTTACGGGATTAGAACGTGATAAACTGCATGCAGAATATGAAGAATTAATGAAGCTGATCGATCACTTAAAAGAGATTCTTGCCAATGAGCAAATGAGGATGGATATCATTAAGGAAGAATTAATAGAGGTAAAAGCTAAGTATGGTGACGAAAGAAGAACCGATATAGTTTATGCTTCGGAAGAATTTAATCCTGAAGATTTTTATGCTGATGAAGAAATGGTAATTACTATTTCTCACATGGGGTACATTAAACGTACACCACTCGCCGAATTTAAAACACAGCACAGAGGTGGAGTTGGATCGAAAGGAAGTATTACCCGCGAAGAAGATTTTCTTGAGCACATGATTATGGCTACTATGCATAATACTATGTTGTTTTTTACTGAAAAAGGGAAATGTTTCTGGTTAAAAGTTTACGAAATTCCTGAAGGAACTAAGCAATCGAAGGGTAGAGCAATTCAAAACTTACTGAATATTGAGCCTAAGGATAATGTAAAAGCATATATTAATGTACTTAACCTAAAAGAGGAAGAATATATTAATAACAACTACATTGTTTTATGTACTAAGAAAGGTGTTGTTAAGAAAACTCCTCTTGAGGCATATTCTCGACCAAGGGTAAATGGTGTAAATGCAATTACTATTCGCGAAGGCGATCAGTTATTAGAAGCAAAACTTACTAATGGCGAAAGTCAAATTCTTATTGCGGTACGATCAGGAAAAGCCATTAGATTTGCTGAAAGTCAGGTTCGTTCAATGGGTAGAACTGCATCGGGAGTGCGTGGAATTACGCTTAAAGATGAGAGCGACGAAGTTGTTGGCATGATATGTGTTAAGGATGAAGAAGAGAATATTCTTGTAGTATCGGAAAACGGATATGGTAAACGTTCTAATATTGACGATTATAGAATTACCAATAGAGGAGGTAAAGGTGTTAAAACAATTAGCCTTACTGAAAAAACTGGAAATTTAATTGCAATTAAGAATGTTACAGATAATGACGATTTGATGATTATTAACAAATCGGGAATTACCATTCGCTTAGCCGTATCTGATCTTAGAGTTATGGGACGTGCAACACAAGGAGTACGATTAATTAACCTAAGTAAGAAAAATGATTCGATTGCTGCTGTAGCCAAAGTAAATTCTTCGAACGATGATGAACAAACAAGCGAAGATACAGTTAATGAAAGTGGTGAAGAATAA
- a CDS encoding ATP-dependent Clp protease ATP-binding subunit: MDSKFSPRIKDVLSFSKEEAERLGNSAIGTEHLFLGILREGEGIAVDILISLGVDLYDIRKNIEKKIKSDSITDLDQNDIPLQRSAERVLKLIYLEAKALKNKTIDTSHLLLAILKDNDSMVTQILDDQTIDYNKVKENLKTLFPKAQADYPEENEGKSGLPGGSKSVGSRGKSETPVLDNFGIDITKSAEEGTLDPIVGREREIERLAQILSRRKKNNPILIGEPGVGKSAIAEGLALRIVQKKVSRVLFGKRVVTLDLASIVAGTKYRGQFEERMKAILNELSKTTDIILFIDEIHTIVGAGGATGSLDAANMLKPALARGEIQCIGATTLDEYRQNIEKDGALERRFQKVMVEPTSSEETVEILNNIKERYEDHHNVYYTEEAISACVKLTSRYISDRYLPDKAIDALDEAGSRVHISNINVPVIIEELEKKIEDTRQNKIKAVKAQKFELAASFRDKEKNFSEELEKEKEKWEQELSLKKEKVSEEDIAEVVAMMTGVPVKRIAQAEGSRLLQMDAELQGRVIGQDDAIAKIVKAIQRNRAGLKDPNKPIGTFIFLGPTGVGKTQLAKVLSEYLFDSADALIRIDMSEYMEKFAVSRLVGAPPGYVGYEEGGQLTEKVRRKPYSVVLLDEIEKAHPDVFNILLQLLDDGQLTDSLGRRVDFKNSIIIMTSNIGSRELKDFGKGIGFQSGAGTSGDYANSIIQKALKKAFAPEFLNRIDDLVMFNSLTQKDIHKIIDIELNGLYKRIKELGYNIKISAAAKDFIAEKGYDVQFGARPLKRAIQKYLEDEMAEVIIRASISEGDTISVGLDKNKQKITTKILKAQKELE; this comes from the coding sequence ATGGATTCAAAATTTTCACCCAGAATAAAAGATGTTCTTTCATTTAGCAAAGAGGAAGCCGAAAGGCTTGGCAATAGTGCTATTGGTACAGAACATTTATTTTTAGGAATTCTTCGTGAAGGTGAAGGAATTGCTGTTGATATTCTTATCTCTTTGGGAGTTGACCTATATGATATTAGAAAAAATATTGAGAAGAAAATCAAATCTGATTCCATTACAGATCTTGATCAGAACGACATTCCTCTGCAAAGATCGGCAGAAAGAGTATTGAAATTAATTTACCTAGAGGCAAAAGCTCTAAAAAATAAAACGATTGATACTAGTCATTTACTTCTTGCTATTTTAAAAGATAATGATAGTATGGTTACTCAAATTTTAGATGATCAAACAATAGACTATAATAAGGTAAAGGAAAACCTAAAAACTTTATTCCCTAAAGCTCAGGCCGATTATCCTGAAGAGAATGAAGGTAAAAGTGGACTTCCTGGTGGTTCGAAAAGTGTTGGAAGCAGAGGTAAATCTGAAACCCCTGTTTTAGATAATTTTGGTATCGACATTACAAAATCAGCAGAAGAAGGAACTTTAGATCCTATTGTTGGAAGGGAAAGAGAAATTGAACGATTGGCTCAAATCCTTAGTCGCAGAAAGAAAAATAATCCTATTCTTATTGGGGAACCTGGTGTTGGAAAATCCGCTATAGCCGAAGGTCTAGCTTTACGTATTGTTCAAAAAAAGGTCTCTCGAGTATTGTTTGGAAAAAGAGTTGTTACTCTCGACTTAGCCTCTATTGTTGCAGGAACTAAATATAGAGGACAGTTTGAAGAGAGAATGAAGGCAATTTTAAATGAGCTTTCGAAAACCACTGATATTATTCTTTTTATTGATGAAATACATACTATTGTAGGTGCAGGTGGAGCTACAGGTTCGCTTGATGCTGCAAATATGTTAAAACCGGCTTTAGCTAGAGGTGAAATACAATGTATTGGAGCTACAACTCTAGACGAGTATCGTCAAAACATAGAAAAAGATGGTGCTTTAGAGCGTCGTTTTCAAAAAGTTATGGTAGAACCTACTTCCTCAGAAGAAACTGTAGAAATTTTAAATAACATAAAGGAACGTTATGAAGATCATCACAATGTATACTATACCGAAGAAGCAATTTCTGCCTGTGTTAAACTTACCTCTCGTTATATTAGCGACAGATATCTTCCAGATAAAGCTATCGATGCTTTAGATGAAGCTGGTTCGCGTGTTCATATTTCGAACATAAATGTTCCGGTTATTATCGAGGAGCTCGAGAAAAAAATTGAAGATACCCGTCAGAATAAAATTAAAGCTGTAAAAGCTCAAAAATTTGAACTCGCAGCTAGCTTTAGAGATAAAGAGAAAAATTTTTCAGAAGAGCTTGAGAAAGAAAAAGAAAAATGGGAACAAGAACTTAGTCTGAAAAAAGAAAAAGTATCTGAAGAAGATATAGCAGAAGTTGTTGCTATGATGACTGGTGTTCCGGTTAAAAGGATTGCTCAGGCCGAAGGTTCACGTTTATTACAAATGGATGCTGAATTACAGGGACGTGTGATAGGACAAGACGATGCCATTGCAAAAATTGTAAAAGCAATACAGAGAAATCGTGCAGGACTAAAAGATCCAAATAAACCAATTGGAACCTTTATCTTTTTAGGACCTACAGGAGTGGGTAAAACTCAACTTGCTAAAGTACTTTCTGAGTATTTATTTGATAGTGCCGATGCATTAATTCGAATAGATATGAGTGAATATATGGAGAAATTTGCTGTTTCGAGATTAGTTGGAGCACCTCCGGGATATGTGGGTTATGAAGAAGGCGGACAGCTAACTGAAAAAGTAAGAAGAAAACCCTATTCTGTTGTACTGCTCGATGAAATTGAAAAGGCTCATCCCGACGTGTTTAATATTTTATTACAATTGCTTGATGATGGACAATTAACTGACAGTTTAGGACGACGAGTTGATTTTAAAAATTCGATTATTATAATGACTTCTAATATTGGTAGTCGTGAATTAAAGGATTTTGGAAAAGGAATCGGCTTCCAGTCAGGAGCAGGCACTTCGGGTGATTATGCAAACAGTATAATTCAAAAAGCTTTAAAAAAGGCTTTTGCTCCAGAATTTTTAAATAGAATTGATGATTTAGTAATGTTTAACTCTTTAACTCAGAAAGATATTCACAAGATTATTGATATCGAACTTAATGGTTTATACAAACGAATTAAAGAGCTTGGGTATAATATTAAAATATCAGCAGCTGCAAAAGATTTTATTGCCGAAAAAGGATATGATGTCCAATTTGGCGCCAGACCTTTAAAGCGTGCAATTCAAAAATATTTAGAAGATGAAATGGCCGAAGTAATTATTCGGGCAAGTATATCAGAAGGTGATACAATATCGGTAGGTCTCGATAAAAATAAGCAGAAAATCACCACAAAAATTCTTAAAGCACAAAAAGAATTAGAATAA
- the tpx gene encoding thiol peroxidase, with protein MQKNNSKVTFAGNAMTLVGTEIKTGMKAENFTALNQSLTPVQLADFDGKVKILSIFPSIDTGVCSAQTHRFNKEAASLDKNIQIITLSNDLPFALGRFCGAEGIENLVTLSDHKELDFGLKYGFAVEELRLLARGVVVLDKNNEVKYVEYVAEMTNEPNYDAALKVAKSLV; from the coding sequence ATGCAAAAAAACAATAGCAAAGTAACATTCGCAGGAAATGCGATGACTCTAGTAGGAACAGAAATTAAAACAGGAATGAAAGCTGAAAATTTTACAGCATTAAATCAATCTTTAACACCTGTTCAACTAGCCGATTTTGATGGGAAAGTAAAAATTCTCTCCATATTTCCTTCTATTGATACAGGTGTTTGCTCTGCTCAAACTCATAGATTTAATAAGGAAGCTGCTTCATTAGATAAAAATATTCAAATTATTACTTTATCGAACGATTTACCATTTGCATTAGGACGCTTTTGTGGTGCTGAAGGTATAGAAAATCTGGTAACTTTATCGGATCACAAAGAATTAGACTTTGGATTAAAATATGGATTTGCGGTAGAAGAATTGCGTTTACTGGCAAGAGGGGTTGTTGTTTTAGACAAAAATAATGAGGTTAAATATGTAGAATATGTTGCCGAAATGACAAATGAGCCTAATTATGATGCTGCTCTTAAAGTTGCAAAATCACTAGTTTAA
- the rimO gene encoding 30S ribosomal protein S12 methylthiotransferase RimO: MNQNKINIISLGCSKNLVDTEVLMKQLDANQFEVTCEEENSDAKTIIINTCGFIGDAKEESVDTILQYVEAKKNGRINKLFVMGCLSERYRDQLENEIPEVDHYFGKFDWKAIIQELHKEYKPDFKNLRMITTPKHFAYLKISEGCNRSCSYCAIPIITGKHISRPMEDILAEAKSLVEGGVKELLVIAQDLSYYGYDLYNELKLAELVQALSEIEGLEWIKLHYAYPTQFPYGILKVMRENPKVCRYLDIALQHSSDNVLKLMRRGINRAKTTELINRIREEVPGITLRTTMLVGHPGETREDMEDLKNFVQEMKFERLGVFPYSNEEDTYAAINYEDNIPQEEKERRKEEVMLIQQDISLEANKKRVGQVLKVLIDRFEGDYYYGRTEFDSYEVDPEVLISKENGKLKIGEFYNVKITDCEDYDLFGLVI; the protein is encoded by the coding sequence ATGAATCAGAATAAGATCAATATCATAAGTCTTGGATGTTCGAAGAATTTAGTTGATACAGAAGTGTTAATGAAACAATTAGATGCAAATCAATTTGAGGTAACATGTGAAGAAGAGAATAGTGATGCTAAAACCATAATTATTAACACTTGTGGGTTTATTGGCGATGCAAAAGAAGAGTCTGTTGATACCATTTTACAATATGTTGAAGCAAAAAAAAATGGACGCATTAATAAATTGTTTGTAATGGGGTGTTTATCCGAAAGATACAGAGATCAATTGGAGAATGAAATTCCTGAGGTAGATCATTATTTTGGTAAATTCGATTGGAAAGCAATAATTCAAGAATTACATAAAGAGTACAAGCCAGACTTCAAAAATTTGAGAATGATAACAACTCCTAAACATTTTGCTTACTTAAAAATATCTGAGGGCTGCAATAGGTCGTGTTCTTATTGTGCAATACCTATTATTACAGGGAAACACATTTCTCGACCAATGGAAGATATTCTTGCAGAAGCCAAAAGTTTGGTTGAAGGCGGAGTAAAAGAATTATTGGTTATTGCTCAGGATCTTTCTTACTATGGTTATGATTTATATAATGAACTAAAACTAGCCGAATTAGTCCAAGCTTTATCTGAAATTGAAGGATTGGAATGGATTAAATTACATTATGCTTATCCAACTCAATTCCCCTATGGTATTTTAAAAGTAATGCGCGAAAATCCTAAGGTTTGTCGTTACCTTGATATTGCTTTACAACACTCAAGCGACAATGTTTTAAAATTGATGCGTAGAGGTATCAACCGTGCTAAAACAACAGAGTTAATAAATAGAATTAGAGAAGAGGTTCCTGGTATTACCCTTAGAACCACAATGTTGGTTGGACACCCTGGTGAAACCAGAGAGGATATGGAAGATCTTAAGAATTTCGTTCAGGAAATGAAATTTGAACGTTTAGGTGTATTCCCTTATTCTAACGAAGAAGATACTTATGCGGCCATTAATTATGAGGATAATATTCCGCAAGAAGAAAAAGAGAGAAGGAAAGAGGAAGTTATGCTTATTCAGCAAGATATTAGCCTAGAGGCAAACAAAAAAAGAGTTGGCCAAGTACTTAAGGTACTTATTGATCGTTTTGAGGGAGATTATTATTATGGAAGAACTGAGTTTGATTCCTACGAAGTTGATCCGGAAGTTCTAATTTCGAAAGAAAACGGCAAATTAAAAATAGGTGAGTTTTATAATGTAAAAATTACCGACTGCGAAGATTATGACTTGTTTGGACTCGTAATTTAA
- the ftsY gene encoding signal recognition particle-docking protein FtsY, which yields MGLFGSFSKSKKENLNKGLAKTKESVFKKLSRAVVGKSTVDDDVLDELEEVLISSDVGVDTTVKIIERIEKRVAEDKFLGTSELNRILKEEIAGLLEENNKGDYEAFQLPKSDYPFVIMVVGVNGVGKTTTIGKLAHQFKKAGKNVMLGAADTFRAAAVDQLIIWSERVGVPIVNQGMGADPASVAFETLTKAKEAGSDVVIIDTAGRLHNKINLMNELSKIKRVMDRVIPEAPHEILLVLDGSTGQNAFEQAKQFTKATEVNALAITKLDGTAKGGVVIGVSDQFKIPVKYIGIGEAMEDLQVFNRTEFVDSLFN from the coding sequence ATGGGATTATTTGGAAGTTTTTCGAAATCAAAAAAGGAAAATCTTAATAAAGGATTGGCTAAAACAAAGGAAAGTGTATTTAAAAAACTTTCCAGAGCTGTAGTTGGTAAATCTACCGTTGATGATGATGTACTTGATGAATTGGAGGAGGTACTAATCTCTTCTGATGTTGGTGTTGATACAACTGTTAAGATTATTGAACGAATAGAAAAAAGAGTTGCTGAAGATAAATTTTTAGGTACTTCGGAATTAAATAGAATTTTAAAAGAAGAAATTGCCGGCTTACTCGAAGAAAATAACAAAGGAGATTACGAAGCTTTTCAACTTCCCAAGTCGGATTATCCGTTTGTAATTATGGTTGTGGGAGTTAATGGTGTTGGCAAAACAACAACCATTGGCAAGCTGGCTCATCAATTTAAAAAAGCAGGTAAAAATGTAATGCTTGGAGCTGCCGATACATTTCGCGCTGCTGCTGTCGATCAATTAATTATTTGGTCGGAGCGAGTAGGTGTTCCTATTGTAAATCAGGGAATGGGAGCCGATCCTGCATCGGTTGCATTCGAAACTCTTACCAAAGCAAAAGAAGCTGGATCGGATGTGGTAATTATAGACACGGCAGGAAGATTACACAATAAAATTAACTTAATGAATGAGTTAAGTAAAATTAAGCGAGTAATGGACCGTGTAATTCCTGAAGCGCCTCATGAAATTTTATTGGTTCTAGATGGCTCGACAGGACAAAATGCTTTTGAGCAAGCAAAACAATTTACCAAAGCAACAGAAGTAAATGCACTTGCTATAACTAAACTAGATGGAACAGCAAAAGGTGGTGTTGTAATTGGAGTTTCCGATCAATTTAAAATTCCGGTTAAATACATTGGTATTGGTGAAGCTATGGAAGATTTACAGGTTTTTAATCGTACAGAATTTGTAGATTCCTTATTTAACTAA
- a CDS encoding DUF4295 domain-containing protein, translating into MAKKVVASLQKGEGRGYAKVIKMVKSPKTGSYSFKEEIVPNENVKDFFAKK; encoded by the coding sequence ATGGCTAAGAAAGTAGTAGCATCCCTACAAAAAGGTGAAGGCCGTGGTTACGCTAAAGTAATCAAAATGGTTAAATCACCTAAAACTGGTTCATACTCTTTTAAAGAAGAGATTGTTCCTAACGAGAACGTAAAGGATTTCTTTGCTAAAAAGTAA
- the rpmG gene encoding 50S ribosomal protein L33: MAKKGNRVQVILECTEHKESGMPGTSRYITTKNKKNTPDRMELKKYNPILKKVTLHREIK, from the coding sequence ATGGCTAAAAAAGGTAATAGAGTGCAAGTAATTCTTGAGTGCACTGAGCATAAAGAAAGCGGTATGCCAGGAACCTCAAGATACATTACTACTAAAAATAAAAAGAATACTCCAGACCGTATGGAGTTGAAGAAGTATAATCCTATTTTGAAGAAAGTAACCCTTCACAGAGAAATTAAATAA
- the rpmB gene encoding 50S ribosomal protein L28, producing MSRVCQITGKSVMVGNNVSHSKRRTKRRFYPNLFAKKFYLPEEDRWIELKISAAGVRLINKLGVKGALDKAQEKGFIKNY from the coding sequence ATGTCAAGAGTTTGTCAAATTACTGGAAAGAGCGTAATGGTTGGGAACAATGTTTCTCACTCAAAAAGAAGAACCAAGAGAAGATTCTATCCAAATCTTTTCGCAAAGAAGTTCTATCTTCCTGAAGAGGATCGCTGGATTGAATTGAAAATTTCTGCTGCAGGAGTTCGTCTAATTAACAAATTAGGTGTAAAAGGTGCACTAGATAAAGCTCAAGAAAAAGGATTTATTAAAAATTATTAA
- a CDS encoding YitT family protein, with protein MAFITKEKFLSNEWLSAYAYLIVGSIIFAVSDILFVVPYKLAPGGVYGIATVLNTLFNWKISYCTFAMEVPLVIIGTIILGPRFGIKTILSIAIILITVWIMETYLVPGYPKVILDPMLNTVVAGVFYGIAIGMIFKSRATSGGSDIIAMIFAKYTKLSLGKLVMIVDGIIVLFTLVQPTETGAIGWEFAIYSLIIIYIEGKIIDMVVSGANYHKTVMIVSDHYENIADKIKYDLRRGVTILSGTGSYSGEDKKMLYSVMSRRELEILKLHVKAIDPDAFVNVTEANEIIGKGFKSLNEENE; from the coding sequence ATGGCTTTTATTACTAAAGAAAAGTTCTTGTCGAATGAATGGCTTAGCGCTTATGCTTACTTAATTGTTGGAAGTATTATTTTTGCTGTATCCGACATTTTATTTGTTGTTCCTTACAAATTAGCTCCGGGTGGAGTATATGGTATCGCAACTGTTTTAAACACATTATTTAACTGGAAAATTAGTTACTGTACGTTTGCTATGGAAGTTCCTTTGGTAATTATTGGAACAATAATTCTGGGTCCCCGATTTGGAATTAAAACGATTTTAAGTATTGCCATAATCCTAATTACAGTTTGGATAATGGAAACTTACCTTGTTCCTGGCTATCCAAAAGTAATTCTCGATCCTATGCTCAATACAGTTGTTGCAGGTGTTTTTTATGGAATTGCAATTGGAATGATATTCAAATCAAGAGCCACTTCGGGAGGATCCGATATTATTGCTATGATTTTTGCAAAATACACAAAATTATCATTGGGCAAGCTAGTAATGATTGTTGATGGAATTATTGTGCTTTTCACATTGGTTCAGCCAACCGAAACAGGCGCAATTGGATGGGAGTTCGCAATTTATTCCCTAATTATTATTTATATCGAAGGTAAAATTATCGATATGGTAGTAAGTGGCGCAAACTATCACAAAACGGTTATGATAGTATCAGATCACTACGAAAATATTGCCGATAAAATTAAATATGACCTTAGAAGAGGGGTGACCATACTAAGCGGAACAGGATCTTATTCGGGAGAAGATAAAAAAATGCTTTACTCTGTAATGAGTCGTAGAGAACTGGAAATTCTTAAATTACATGTTAAAGCAATTGATCCTGATGCATTTGTTAATGTAACAGAGGCAAACGAAATTATTGGTAAAGGTTTTAAATCCTTAAACGAAGAAAACGAATAA